The Toxoplasma gondii ME49 chromosome XI, whole genome shotgun sequence region TCTTCTCGTCTCATTCGCGACTCCGAGCCGTCGACTCGCCCCACGGGGTCCCCGCGCACCATACCAGctgctttgtctctgcctccatGTGGACCTTTTTGTCGGTCGCTGCCGCGGCTGCACCGGGGATGGAGTCCGTCGGCaggcgaggcggaggagCGACAGGACCGGTTGCGGCTTCGCGCGTCCTGAGACTTTTGGACGAGGTGCCTACGCTgcagcgcgagaaagagaagcgaggacagAAGGCCCTCAGATACGCGTTGCTCGTTCCCGATCGCCAGACCCCACAGCGTCCCGCGGAGCTCGCCCGGCAACCCCTGGAGCCAGAGGTTGACGAGGATCGTGGAGACAGCCGTCTCCAGTCTGCGACCACGGTCCAGCGAGAACCGGGCGCCGAAGAACTGGGGAAACCAGAGGCGCCAGAAGCGCCGGCTGCGCGGGGGCTCCTCGCCCCAGGCTCGGAAGTCCCTCTGGCTCGGGGCCCACGACAGAGACGTCGATGAAAAACCTGAGAGAGTCGTCGACTTCGGCAGCGTTTGCATCATGGTCATCGACCGCACAGAGTTCCCCGAGATCCCCTGGGTCCCCAGAGACCGCCGGCCTTCCTCCTTGCCGCTCCGACGCTTACCCCCCTCTCCGGGGTCGTCCCCAGTCGCGCGTCCTGGACTGAAGCTGTACCGCGGTTCTGTCCCCGAACTCACCGAACCTGTCTCCACTCGGCTCTTCCCGCCTGACGTGAGGAATCGCGAGAGAGCTCCAACGAGCCCCCGAGGAGTCCATTCTGGGCCATCCCCGACGGTGGGGCTTCCGCTTTCGCGCTGAATCCGCGCCGTTTTCTGGAGCGTGGCGTCAACCCCAGCGAACTGCTGCACACTTGGGTCGCTGCACGCATGCGGCCTGCCGTCGCCCTGAGGGAAAGAGGCGCTGCCTGTAAACGCCGCGGACGATCGGTTTGAGCTGCAAGACTCCGCGTAAGACCGAACACCTGGGCGAGGCTCCTCTGTAGAAGACGCGCCGCCGACGGCTCTGGATCCGTTGCCCGCAAAGAGCCAGGCGAAGCCACCAAATGAAGCAAAGGACTTGTGGCTTCGCAGCACCAATTTGTTCTTGCCATCTTCTTCCGACGGCCTCCCATTCTCGAAGCCGAGCTTGTCGGCCGCACCCGCCGCGCCCAAACGTTCTTCTGGTTTGAAGCCATGGAGCTCCGAACTTCTCAGCCCACTGGGTGAGCGCATGGAGACCCGCGACTGCATCCGTTCCGAGCGCCTAGACGAGACGAAATACCGCAGCGAGAAGGACTTGTGGCCGAGACTCGCACCGTGTGCAGGACTCCCTGACGTCGGCCTGCCTCGGTCGCCGTCGACGACGTCTCTGTGTGACCAGAGTGAGTCCTGGGACGAAGGCCCTCTGGCGTCTGGCAGGTCCGCTAGCACGCGAGTGGGTGCGTCCTCAGAGTGGGGCGGGAGCGTCGAGCCTTcatccttctcgcctccgctCCCGGTTTCGCAGGCGAAAAGCGCCGGCGGCCCTCCGCCGTCGACGCAGAAGCTCTCACCGCCGCAAGCAACGCCCTTCCCAGTCTGTTTGCTTGTTTCCCACTCGCCGTTACCTGCCGCGCCAGCGGGCTCCTGCGCCTCTGCTGGCGCCTCTGCTGCAGGACCGCTGAGGCCCCACCATGCCCTGACTGCGGCGATGAAAGGCCCGGTCGACAGGCGAGCCGTGGCGCCCCAGGCGGCCAAGCTGGAGGCGAGGCGGTCTCTGGTTCGTGGGTTGTCGCTTGGGCGCGCATCGGCGGTTCCCCAGGTGACTTTGGACCTGAGTGTCTTGTCCCGTTTTCCCCACACACTCTGGTCGAAGTCGGTGCGCGAGGTGGACGGAAAGCGACTGGGGCCAAAGTGATCGGGCAGGGCGGAATCTCCGCGCAACATCGAGGGAAAGCGCCTCCAGGAGCCGATCCTGGAAGGCGCCCCAGGCATGGAGAAGGGCGCGTCGCCGGCGGGGGCCTGGGGAATCGCCCCACACGTCCAGCACTTGTCCCAGTGCGGGAGAATGAGCGTTCGCCAGAGCTCGAGTTTCtgcgcggcttcttcttcccggcGCTTTCTCCGGAGGGCCGCAACCTCTTCACTTTGTGCGAGTGCATGCTGCTGCTGGAGAAGGAGCTCGcggagctgctgctgctcggAGACCTTTGCGTGGAAGAACTGGAgccagagggcgagggaTGCAGATGCTGAGGCCCACCCGGCCTGTCCCCCCAGGCCGCGTCGCCTGGACGCGGAGACCGGGGGCGAGGACGAGGTGAAAGGACAGAGGAGGGCGCCTTCGACGGGAGCGAGAAGGTCGAGAGACCGCGTAACAAAGTgcagggagaagcagcgcagtTCCATTTCTTCAGAGAGTTCAGAAGTCTTCGCATCGCGACTTGGCGCGCACCCGAGCGTGATGTCCAGGAGCTCGTCCAAAGGCAGACACCGCGGGCCGCGCCGTCCCCGCTTCTGCCCACTCTCGCCCCGCTTCGGATCCTGCCAGCAGAGCAGCATGCGCTCGCGGTCGATCGACAGGAGCCGCGGCTTCATCTTCCCGTTGCGGCACAGCTTGAGAAAGACCGTCCCGCGCTCGAGGGCGTCGAACGACGACGAGTagggagacggcgagaggacATTGCTGGAGCTCCGCGGCGTCGCAGAGAAAGACCCAAAGGTTGGCAGACTCTGCGAGGGACCCAGGCCGGTCGAAAGCCGCGACATCTCCGAAGACGCCCGGAGCGACACACCCCGGGTGAAAACCGAGGCCTGGTCCGCGTACGTCGCGCCGCCAGGCTGCACTCGAGAGCCTCGTTGCCGAAGCATCACGGACGTCTGGCTCCCCAAAGTCATGCCAGAGGAGGTCGCGACCCTCAAGGACTCCGGTGGTCCAACCGCTCCGTGGAGCTCGCTCGACATGCGCGTGAGGGACCCGCGTGAGGCGGTGGATCCGGAAGACACAAACGGCGACCGGGCTCTCTCCAGCGGCAGAACCTGCGCCTGGCGTGAGACGCGACGGTCGCCCTCACTGAGCTGGGGCATCATTTCCACGGACTTCGAGCCCACGCGGAGGTCCGCGGCCGGCGCGGACCCCAGCGATTGCGTGGAGCAAATGTCCACCGACCGACTCGAGAACGTAGCTgtcggaggagaggaagaaactggAACCGCGGGAGGGTTTGCATGAGaggcatgtgcatgcactccaTCCCGGGCGACAACGGGCGCCGGCGACGACGGAGGGAGACTCTGAGACGTTCGCACGGTTCCTTCAAGAGGCGATTTCGAGGACGCACTCTCGGCGGCGTCCACGTCCGGAGACCCCGGAGATGGAGACGACGAGGGCGATGAGTTCGACGACAAGATGGGGATCTGCGCCTgtgcagaagccgagacagtACCCGCAGTAactgggagagaagaaggatcGGCAGGTCTAGACGTCTGGCAAGTGGAGGGAGAGGCGGATGGCGAGTCTGAGGACTGAACACCCAGGTGATCTTGTCCATGCGCCGGGGACAGCGCAGAGTTCCCCTCGTCTCTCGGAGTCGTCGCCCAAACGAACCTCCCCTCCCCTCTTCTTGCCTTCTGGCCTCGTTGACTGGGCATCTCGACTCCTTCACCGGAGCAGCCGTCGACAGCTCGAAGTGCGCATGCATCCGAGCTTCGTTGGTCACACAAACTGTGGCCTTCCACCTCTTTGCCGGTCTTTCCCGATGACATATCACGCCGAAAAGTGGGTCCTGCATCTAGACGTTCTGCTGTTTGTTCCCAGAACGCCTCTCGCtggtcttctcctcttctcccctctgcgGCTTCTGATGCTCGACTGTCCTTGCCTTCACAGGTGGGGTCCCCATGCGCTTCCTGTCCCCCCGAAGGGGTCGCAGACTGGAGATGCGGTTCTCTAGACGCTCGATGAGGAGATCGCGACGCTTTTCGCCTGTCGGTCAGTAGAGGCGACgaccgagagaaaggagcaaCCTGCGACGCGCGGGGATCTGGCGACCGCCACCTGCCTTCCTGACTCTCGACAGCAAGCGAATCATGACGCGTCGGGGACTCGCGAGACCCCGTGGagcgcgcgcgagaagagagagtctGAGACCGCATGCGAGTGTCATtccgacggcgaggaagctgTGTACCAGTGTCCAGACTCGTCCCCGTTTTTGGGCGACAATGCTGGCTCTCTAGCGGACCTGAGGcgcgaaaaagcgaagactCGCGCCCCGCAGCATATCGAAGCACTCGGGGGTCGCGGCTGAGGCGGAGATACACCTGAGCAGGAgcaaggcagagagaagagagaagaaaaatctGAGGCACAtgcaaggagagacagagcgcgaCCGGAACGTCGCGCGGGAGTAGAcgaaaacaagaaggagaacaacgAAGGCGCGATACGACGTGGAAGAGACGCGGCGAAGGTTTGAGCACATAGAGAACGATTGGAACGTCGATTAGACGGAAAGgcaaacaggagagaggaaaaaagaggtCTCAGATATCAGGAGGCAGAAGGCCGCTATGGAAAAGCAGACACGCAAAAGCCTTCGGCCCCCCatgcctcctctccctgtctccctttgATGTCTTCTGACCTAAGCGTCCACACAGACTGGAGACACCCGGTCATGACGCCATTAACCTCAGCACCTGAGTCTCTGGACTCGCCgtccctctcgcttccttctcacctttttttttcctctccactgttTCCCCTGTGCGCTATCTTGAGCTACCATTCTTGGTCATGGGTGCACAGTTTCTCGATTCAGAAGCCGTTCAGTGCTCCGCCGTGGGCATGGATACTGAGCGACAGATCGCTTGCGCTACGCTGCTCAGTTGAAGAGTGACCTTTGTCCGTACCTTGTCTGCGTCGGACATGTGCAACTTGAACTGTTCTGCAACGACTCGGTCGTAGATCGCATCGAGAGTCTTCATGTCGAGGCCATTCGTCGCGCCGTCTCTCCCCAGAGTCATTCGCCGCCAGTCGTCCTTGGTGATTTTCCTCTTCACGTTTCGGTTGTGGCGATCGGTATGGAGAAGCAGAATCGCGTACGCGAGAAAATGCGCGGTCTCCGCGTCCATGTTCTGCTCCGGGTTCTGCTGGACATACACCtcggcgaagacgaacaagacTCTGTACAGCTGCTGCGACTCACCCGGCGGAATGAAGCGACTGAAAATCGACCGCATGGCCAAATCGATGCTCACACCCCGGACATCAAACAGCGACGAGAACGCCCGAAGAATAGAAATGTTGAAAGGCGACGCGTCGCCCAGCAACAGACCAACCTGAACACAGACAGCGACCGTGGTCAGAAAATGCATCGTTTCAAGTCCAAATCGTTTCGCCTACGCCTACACAATTGTCCTCCGTCAATCTAGACATATCTGTATGCATGGATGCCCTCGTTCACAACCCAACACACAATACAGGTGAGTATCTCCGTACCCTCTCTCTGGATACAAACATCcgtatttacatatatataaatatatacatagatatatatatatatatagagagagaaaagatatatatatatatatagatatatatgtatctacaAATAAATGTATCTCGCTCCCGTGTGAGAGCACGTTTGTATAACCTTCTGGGCTGTTCGTTTCGAAAGTATTGTCCCACCCGAGTTGGCTTGACTTAGTACCTTTCGTTTGTCGAGTCCTGGGGTTTCGTAAAGGAAGAGGGCGACTGCTTCTGGGTCGTTTTTTTGGAGGATTCCTTGGTCTTCAAGGACGGCGACTGCAGGCTCGAGGCCGTGTTGgttgaagaggagaacggcCTTGTCTAGACAGGCGCGTAGCTGCGCTTCCTGTCTCAGTTTTTCCGTCATCGCAAAGTGCGAAAAGTATCCGTCAtcctcttcgttccttcccGCGAGACGCCCCCTCTTGAGCACGAAGCGGTGAAGCGCACTGTGTTTCCCCACACCAGGAAACGCGCCTGCGGTCCACCGGCGTGTCTCCGCAGAGGGCGAAGGGCCAGGGTCTCTCCACGACGCCCCAGGCCTCGGGACACCTGCATGCGAAGCCAGTTCGCGACCAGACCGTCGC contains the following coding sequences:
- a CDS encoding Sec7 domain-containing protein (encoded by transcript TGME49_312300) produces the protein MAPSAVRLQGRRRSRRSPQYASRASPRSQARDSPPLPEKAPSTSPAPTAQGSRDFHGASSSPSDSSSGSSAHPAGQRQSGEREMVFRQAEEAGEASDSHVASSGESRSRALRDVAATKRCDTGGSFDDSMPEDACDSTPLSDPKDGGSLSERAEAPGQRRGGERPGRRRSTLARQARDGDKNEPKEIGDCGGFGSASGRDSDSQGESGKGLPRQTEPTGLPHPWRDGRDPGSGECDSVRLHRDKRREGGSNLRNRSDSGAVDGDKGGATSRPSVTSTLPDRRRMSASPALASLSAAFALASYVETVTPRRPPTFFPDRGVSTRGQTRQSRPSHPLSPRRPSASPLADLEFPSARASPRRDSWCGANSSLNDEEAEVRGQALCPESRRWGESSASAQRRAESTPPALEKGRNAPGDLSNSPVRDLIESFPCLSIAVDRVSANSTSPCNNSGAAPGLVGLHADPNPEEALRCAHGASSRHPAGNRREHGENDEAGETRGTRDEWGEVGSRGSSGRTPQQDVGRTRSRRPSASEKPRPRDERARSREGSGYRSRRTSGGVRQTLSRHAAGVPPCPSGDVVARSRRRRGEKRGQGDCHSVCSTSSRLSSFSASPEDSGRGSVPPSRRSSRASVHHVCGRPREARRTSFRGDEERGWSSLSRHRSLLESSGPEGFSSDDEDSLFPYCAEGIEHAVFPTADPALLGALPSLFSPSKPGAEGFVSSYDVEEGPEQGRGCEGDGKQVGSFGDPLGWRLAPRSPAPSSVGSRFSGGRHEPERRRSGRELASHAGVPRPGASWRDPGPSPSAETRRWTAGAFPGVGKHSALHRFVLKRGRLAGRNEEDDGYFSHFAMTEKLRQEAQLRACLDKAVLLFNQHGLEPAVAVLEDQGILQKNDPEAVALFLYETPGLDKRKVGLLLGDASPFNISILRAFSSLFDVRGVSIDLAMRSIFSRFIPPGESQQLYRVLFVFAEVYVQQNPEQNMDAETAHFLAYAILLLHTDRHNRNVKRKITKDDWRRMTLGRDGATNGLDMKTLDAIYDRVVAEQFKLHMSDADKVYLRLSRDPRVLRYAAGRESSLFRASGPLESQHCRPKTGTSLDTGTQLPRRRNDTRMRSQTLSSRARSTGSRESPTRHDSLAVESQEGRWRSPDPRASQVAPFSRSSPLLTDRRKASRSPHRASREPHLQSATPSGGQEAHGDPTCEGKDSRASEAAEGRRGEDQREAFWEQTAERLDAGPTFRRDMSSGKTGKEVEGHSLCDQRSSDACALRAVDGCSGEGVEMPSQRGQKARRGEGRFVWATTPRDEGNSALSPAHGQDHLGVQSSDSPSASPSTCQTSRPADPSSLPVTAGTVSASAQAQIPILSSNSSPSSSPSPGSPDVDAAESASSKSPLEGTVRTSQSLPPSSPAPVVARDGVHAHASHANPPAVPVSSSPPTATFSSRSVDICSTQSLGSAPAADLRVGSKSVEMMPQLSEGDRRVSRQAQVLPLERARSPFVSSGSTASRGSLTRMSSELHGAVGPPESLRVATSSGMTLGSQTSVMLRQRGSRVQPGGATYADQASVFTRGVSLRASSEMSRLSTGLGPSQSLPTFGSFSATPRSSSNVLSPSPYSSSFDALERGTVFLKLCRNGKMKPRLLSIDRERMLLCWQDPKRGESGQKRGRRGPRCLPLDELLDITLGCAPSRDAKTSELSEEMELRCFSLHFVTRSLDLLAPVEGALLCPFTSSSPPVSASRRRGLGGQAGWASASASLALWLQFFHAKVSEQQQLRELLLQQQHALAQSEEVAALRRKRREEEAAQKLELWRTLILPHWDKCWTCGAIPQAPAGDAPFSMPGAPSRIGSWRRFPSMLRGDSALPDHFGPSRFPSTSRTDFDQSVWGKRDKTLRSKVTWGTADARPSDNPRTRDRLASSLAAWGATARLSTGPFIAAVRAWWGLSGPAAEAPAEAQEPAGAAGNGEWETSKQTGKGVACGGESFCVDGGGPPALFACETGSGGEKDEGSTLPPHSEDAPTRVLADLPDARGPSSQDSLWSHRDVVDGDRGRPTSGSPAHGASLGHKSFSLRYFVSSRRSERMQSRVSMRSPSGLRSSELHGFKPEERLGAAGAADKLGFENGRPSEEDGKNKLVLRSHKSFASFGGFAWLFAGNGSRAVGGASSTEEPRPGVRSYAESCSSNRSSAAFTGSASFPQGDGRPHACSDPSVQQFAGVDATLQKTARIQRESGSPTVGDGPEWTPRGLVGALSRFLTSGGKSRVETGSVSSGTEPRYSFSPGRATGDDPGEGGKRRSGKEEGRRSLGTQGISGNSVRSMTMMQTLPKSTTLSGFSSTSLSWAPSQRDFRAWGEEPPRSRRFWRLWFPQFFGARFSLDRGRRLETAVSTILVNLWLQGLPGELRGTLWGLAIGNEQRVSEGLLSSLLFLALQRRHLVQKSQDARSRNRSCRSSASPADGLHPRCSRGSDRQKGPHGGRDKAAGMVRGDPVGRVDGSESRMRREEPEREEKTLAKGHSKAEAIQTPSTHPAVAQTLPPAAQIETTLGACGSESSRGEANRGEAGASCLKASTSLGLPYPCAGLWYLVDKKVGCGQELLISCIFEAPQNVQDEDEGGKASDRARDGGRERKTRQAAGEKRATGLQEDSSSMTEEAVAVSVCFRPSPSAETVARIRSVHTSVGCGEKKEAGPDPASGRGGGTACTEREGNVASAGLKAEAQSDSRNACTDPREGKAEKQKEGAATEGEAKQSEKKEIPHSEGDRREREEAGEPHTAHRDTQNHRRRCHGQLVHACHSSRLSTMASLGRSEANGDMTIGEGVRRLLQAYELYRPDIGAVRGMDGLASVLLCFMSLPAAFVAFVNLLPSFHLLDFYAPAVQASRRLLSVKFDFFEAMLRTRVPPLYRHFKGLRIHPNLYLLQWLETLFAIVLPFQTLCKTWDAILLLGEGFTFQVALGLLKYYEGELLANSFQGCMVILSRTARPDDDDTGAFNSQRFFQCVDLCPVDRQQYSQLLANQRAAEEKTDLLSASTRTT